Proteins encoded together in one Streptomyces umbrinus window:
- a CDS encoding ABC transporter permease, translating into MTTSISPPDTVPEEKATGHRMPFWVNQRLGLLVLVIGLSVLFGVLRPAFLDQRLVLFPLLRDVATLTVVALAQMVALSVGHMNLAVGRMAAFGAMFAGLGYDRLGLPMPVGLLLCLAAGAAIGAVTGWLIARTGVSSFVVTLAMDFALLGLVSLLYSALTEDAAFTTRPSRIDELRSYSLADICAGPICGSPAIPQIAQFTVLAMLGLGFLYGCTRIGRELLLTGANPAAAELSGIPTGRRVLLAHTLSGLLAALAGFMAAAGTGTFRASIGNDFMLPSFLGAVLGGTLLTGGVVSVLGTLLGTALVGVIRKGLDLLGVGLESLNIHLGCVLLLALSADRIRTVVSCRKVVRST; encoded by the coding sequence GTGACGACCTCCATCAGCCCGCCGGACACCGTCCCGGAGGAGAAGGCGACAGGTCACCGCATGCCGTTCTGGGTCAACCAGCGGCTCGGCCTGCTGGTGCTGGTCATCGGCCTCAGTGTCCTCTTCGGTGTGCTGCGGCCGGCGTTCCTCGACCAGCGCCTGGTGCTCTTTCCGCTGCTGCGGGACGTCGCCACGCTGACCGTTGTGGCGCTCGCGCAGATGGTCGCCCTGTCGGTGGGGCACATGAATCTCGCGGTCGGGCGGATGGCGGCCTTCGGGGCCATGTTCGCGGGCCTCGGGTACGACCGGCTCGGACTGCCGATGCCTGTCGGGCTGTTGCTGTGCCTGGCCGCCGGTGCCGCCATCGGCGCCGTCACCGGCTGGCTGATCGCCCGTACCGGCGTGAGTTCCTTCGTCGTCACGCTGGCGATGGACTTCGCCCTGCTGGGTCTGGTGTCCCTGCTGTACTCGGCACTCACCGAGGACGCCGCGTTCACCACCCGGCCGTCCCGAATCGACGAACTGCGGTCCTACTCGCTCGCCGACATCTGCGCAGGGCCCATCTGCGGCTCGCCCGCCATACCGCAGATCGCACAGTTCACCGTGCTCGCCATGCTCGGCCTCGGTTTCCTGTACGGGTGCACGCGCATCGGCAGGGAACTGCTGCTCACCGGTGCCAACCCGGCTGCCGCTGAGCTGTCCGGCATTCCCACCGGGCGCCGTGTCCTGCTCGCGCACACGCTCTCCGGGCTGCTCGCCGCGCTCGCCGGATTCATGGCCGCCGCCGGCACGGGAACGTTCCGCGCCTCCATCGGCAACGACTTCATGCTGCCCTCCTTCCTGGGTGCGGTGCTCGGGGGCACCCTGCTCACCGGCGGGGTGGTATCCGTACTGGGCACGCTGCTCGGCACCGCCCTGGTCGGCGTGATCCGCAAGGGCCTCGACCTGCTCGGCGTCGGCCTGGAAAGCCTGAACATCCACCTCGGCTGCGTCCTCCTGCTGGCCCTGTCGGCCGACCGGATCCGCACCGTGGTGTCCTGTCGCAAGGTGGTGCGCTCGACATGA
- a CDS encoding mandelate racemase/muconate lactonizing enzyme family protein, whose translation MSIITTATARLADIAVEQDRTDAVQSFVKQETVLVDLETAECVAGTGYTYTIGTGGTSVLALLRDHLLPALVGQDARNIEALWQRLFALTRATTTGAITSLALAAVDTALWDVRCKRAGEPLWRLAGGHRRQVPVYDTEGGWLHLSAEELVKGALRAQEAGWAGVKIKVGRPHPAEDAERLRAVREAVGPSLHIMTDANQSQTASSVLRLAAALEPYDPYWLEEPLPADDISGHARLAGATRIPVAVGESMYSLMQFRSYLEAGAASVVQVDAARIGGITPWLKVAHLAESHNVMVCPHFLMELHVSLAAAVPNGQYVEYIPQLRAVTRTELSIRDGMAVAPDVPGIGIDWDLDALDDRRVA comes from the coding sequence CGGTCCTGGTCGACCTGGAGACGGCGGAATGCGTCGCGGGAACCGGCTACACCTACACGATCGGCACCGGCGGCACGTCCGTACTGGCGCTGCTGCGCGACCATCTGCTGCCCGCCCTCGTCGGACAGGACGCCCGCAACATCGAGGCGCTGTGGCAGCGGTTGTTCGCCCTGACCCGGGCGACCACCACGGGAGCCATCACCTCGCTCGCCCTCGCCGCCGTGGACACCGCCCTGTGGGACGTGCGGTGCAAGCGTGCGGGCGAGCCGCTGTGGCGGCTGGCCGGCGGACACCGCCGACAAGTGCCGGTCTACGACACCGAGGGCGGCTGGCTCCATCTGAGCGCCGAGGAGTTGGTGAAGGGCGCCCTGCGGGCCCAGGAAGCGGGGTGGGCGGGCGTCAAGATCAAGGTGGGCCGTCCGCATCCCGCCGAGGACGCGGAACGGCTGCGCGCGGTACGCGAGGCCGTGGGCCCCTCACTGCACATCATGACCGACGCCAACCAGTCCCAGACGGCGTCCTCCGTCCTCCGGCTGGCGGCCGCGCTGGAGCCGTACGACCCGTACTGGCTGGAGGAGCCGCTGCCCGCGGACGACATCAGCGGTCACGCCCGTCTCGCGGGCGCGACGCGGATTCCCGTCGCCGTCGGGGAGTCCATGTACTCGCTCATGCAGTTCCGCAGCTATCTGGAGGCCGGCGCCGCCTCCGTCGTGCAGGTCGACGCCGCCCGGATCGGCGGCATCACACCATGGCTGAAGGTCGCCCACCTGGCGGAAAGTCACAACGTCATGGTCTGCCCGCACTTCCTGATGGAACTGCATGTCAGCCTCGCCGCCGCGGTGCCCAACGGCCAATACGTCGAGTACATACCGCAGTTGCGCGCCGTGACCCGGACCGAGTTGTCCATCCGCGACGGCATGGCCGTGGCCCCGGACGTACCGGGCATCGGCATCGACTGGGACCTGGACGCCCTCGACGACCGGAGGGTGGCGTGA